The following are from one region of the Silene latifolia isolate original U9 population chromosome 9, ASM4854445v1, whole genome shotgun sequence genome:
- the LOC141601533 gene encoding uncharacterized protein LOC141601533, with protein sequence MARKSSQQRQRELNQRGRSIPAASKEMSDTVENEESLEVRNPNERGTGPDVEEEGNTKNIHDIVGIPEMVVETEDEEETDEEIEESEDEDEIVSDSLEQGNENLENDTKTESDDMLQLQNEDVEEEVEYWKQAVICFILGANPPWEIVEGFIRRIWTKYNIDKISFLPNGIFLVRFKTMEMKEKVLTSGHYLFDNKPMIVKSWEKDLEMKKGEVKSVPAWIRIHKLPLKFWGKSLPKITSIVGKYIKSDVATEERTRLGFARVMVELLVDQHLPAQVSFKDETGGIVQVEVEYEWRPVTCTKCKGMGHDMEQCRKGEQKKPSKVPVKQVWKPVSKKTGNAIEPVQVRQLSQEQTRPVSAVRRQAPEHHTPIKRLVRMHSREGSTDGYSNENFGAFSYKEVVASPAKKSSEKNGLFGLLETKIKNKAFNKAAGSFNNWCITTNNGYHSGGRIWVLWNPTIFRVQILEYNAQYIHLKVDSLVDRRVFWLTMTYAFNVVGDFNCVLSPSERVGGNAPSGEIEPFRRCVADCGLVDIAAIGAVYTWNNKQKHDERIYSRIDRFMVNKAWCDNFTDLYAHFMPEGLYDHTPCVVKSSNQGQSKRSFKYFNMWGGSKKFLPLVRGHWDTGMVGTPMFRLVKSLKRLKPVLKKLNLEGYSDIEGATNILQKQVEEMQEEITRDPTNLQLISEEYEATLKLQELTKAKESFLTQKAKHQWA encoded by the exons ATGGCTAGGAAATCTAGCCAACAAAGACAGCGTGAATTGAACCAAAGAGGACGTAGTATTCCTGCTGCGTCTAAGGAGATGAGTGATACAGTTGAGAATGAAGAAAGTTTGGAAGTAAGAAACCCTAATGAGAGGGGTACTGGACCAGATGTAGAAGAAGAAGGGAACACGAAAAACATTCATGATATTGTAGGTATTCCAGAAATGGTAGTGGAGACTGAGGATGAAGAAGAAACAGATGAGGAAATAGAGGAAAGTGAGGATGAGGACGAGATAGTCTCTGATAGCCTTGAACAGGGGAATGAAAATCTTGAGAATGATACGAAAACAGAGTCAGATGATATGTTGCAGTTACAGAATGAGGATGTTGAGGAGGAAGTGGAATACTGGAAACAGGCTGTTATTTGCTTTATCCTAGGTGCAAATCCACCATGGGAGATTGTAGAGGGTTTCATAAGAAGGATATGGACGAAGTACAACATTGACAAAATTTCATTCTTGCCAAATGGAATATTTTTGGTTAGATTCAAAACCATGGAAATGAAGGAGAAGGTGTTAACATCTGGACACTACCTATTTGATAACAAGCCGATGATTGTAAAATCATGGGAAaaggatttggaaatgaaaaaaGGAGAAGTGAAGTCAGTTCCTGCGTGGATAAGGATCCACAAATTGCCACTAAAATTCTGGGGCAAAAGTTTGCCTAAGATTACAAGTATTGTAGGGAAATATATTAAGAGTGATGTGGCAACAGAGGAGAGAACTAGACTCGGGTTTGCTAGGGTTATGGTGGAGTTATTGGTGGATCAACATCTACCAGCTCAGGTTTCATTCAAAGATGAAACTGGTGGTATAGTCCAGGTGGAAGTAGAGTATGAATGGAGGCCTGTCACGTGCACAAAATGCAAAGGAATGGGTCATGATATGGAGCAATGCAGGAAAGGAGAACAGAAGAAGCCTAGCAAGGTGCCTGTCAAGCAGGTCTGGAAGCCTGTCTCTAAGAAGACTGGGAATGCTATTGAACCTGTTCAGGTGAGACAGCTATCTCAGGAACAAACCAGACCTGTGAGTGCAGTTCGAAGACAAGCTCCTGAACATCACACACCTATCAAGAGACTGGTAAGGATGCATTCTAGAGAAGGGAGCACAGATGGATACAGTAATGAAAATTTTGGAGCATTCTCATACAAAGAGGTAGTTGCCTCACCAGCTAAGAAGAGTAGTGAGAAAAATG GTCTTTTTGGACTGTTAGAAACTAAAATAAAGAATAAAGCCTTCAATAAGGCAGCTGGTAGTTTTAATAATTGGTGCATCACAACCAACAATGGATATCACTCTGGTGGACGTATTTGGGTGCTGTGGAACCCTACTATTTTTAGAGTACAAATTCTGGAGTATAATGCTCAGTATATACACCTGAAAGTTGATTCTCTGGTGGATAGGAGGGTGTTCTGGCTAACCATGACTTATGCTTTCAATG TGGTAGGTGATTTTAATTGTGTTCTATCTCCTTCTGAGAGAGTAGGTGGGAATGCTCCATCTGGTGAGATAGAACCATTCAGAAGATGTGTTGCTGATTGTGGTCTGGTGGACATTGCTGCAATAGGAGCTGTGTATACATGGAATAATAAACAGAAACATGATGAAAGAATTTACAGCAGAATTGACAGGTTTATGGTAAATAAGGCATGGTGTGATAATTTCACTGATTTGTATGCACATTTTATGCCTGAGGGACTTTATGATCATACACCATGTGTTGTAAAGAGTTCTAATCAAGGTCAAAGCAAGAGGTCATTCaagtatttcaatatgtggggaGGGTCAAAAAAGTTTCTACCTCTTGTGAGAGGGCATTGGGATACTGGGATGGTTGGTACACCAATGTTCAGGTTAGTTAAGAGCTTGAAGAGGTTGAAGCCTGTGCTGAAGAAGTTGAATTTGGAGGGGTATAGTGACATTGAGGGGGCTACCAACATCCTGCAGAAACAGGTGGAGGAAATGCAAGAGGAAATAACAAGGGATCCTACTAATTTGCAGCTAATATCAGAAGAGTATGAGGCTACACTGAAGTTGCAGGAGTTAACTAAGGCAAAGGAGAGTTTCCTGACTCAGAAAGCCAAGCATCAGTGGGCTTAA